The Synechococcus sp. MVIR-18-1 region TTTCCCTCGAAGATTTCTTGATTACTGCCGTCCATTCGATCTGGTATATTTTTGTAAACTAATGGATTAGCGATATTTTTTGACCTACACTAAATAAATTATTTTGCAATCATCTGCAATGAAGATTGGACTTATCGGAAACATGAACAATAATAATTTCTCACTGATGCGTTATTTCCGTGATCTGGGTGCGGACGCGCATTTGTTATTATATTCGAATGATGGTTTATCTTCTCTAAGTCATTTCACTCCAGAGGCAGATACCTGGGATTTAAAATGTTGGGCTCCATTCATCCACCAGACCGAGATTCCTAATGCACCAATATCTGCTTTCGATTTTCCTTTATCATTTATCTTAGGGATTCGTGCAAGGTTCAGATCCAAGACTACCGACCAAGATTTCTTTCCTGGTCCTGTTAGTCGAGAGGAAATAAGAAACACGTATGGCGATTATGATTTATTGATTGCATCAGGTTCATCCCCTGCGGCATTGATAAGAATTGACCGAGGTTTAGATCTTTTCTATCCATATTCCATGGGCGTCGAGTTTCTTGGTTCATACGTTTTTACCGCGAGTTCAAGAGGAAGTTGGATTCGACGTATGTTCGGGTTTGCAATTCGACGTCAGCAGCTTAAGGGTCTTTTACGCTCTAAATCCGTTATTGTTCTTGATAATGAAGTTACCGGTTTGTTATGTTCTAAGCTGGGAATTCCAAACTTACTTCTCTCAACGCCAATGGTTTACAACAAGGAGAATCTACCTTTAAAACCAATTACCTCTACTCAATTTGTTGCTGAAAAGGCTATTACTAATGCAGACTTCACTGTTCTCCATCATGCAAGACTAATGTGGACGCATAATGAATCTTATTCAGAAGAAGAAAACTTTTTGGCAACTAAAAATTCGGATTGGTTAATCCATGCTTTCTCCAAGTTGTTGTCTCGTCTACCCTCACTTCGTGCCTGCCTTCTTATTGTAGAGTATGGACCTGATGTGGCGGCAACTAAGGAACTTGTAAGAAAATTGGGAATTCATGAAAATGTTACTTGGCTACCAGTTATGTCGCGTAGAGAGATCATGTGGATTCTTAGTCGTATATCGGTGGGTGTTGGAGAGTTTATGAACCCT contains the following coding sequences:
- a CDS encoding glycosyltransferase, which translates into the protein MKIGLIGNMNNNNFSLMRYFRDLGADAHLLLYSNDGLSSLSHFTPEADTWDLKCWAPFIHQTEIPNAPISAFDFPLSFILGIRARFRSKTTDQDFFPGPVSREEIRNTYGDYDLLIASGSSPAALIRIDRGLDLFYPYSMGVEFLGSYVFTASSRGSWIRRMFGFAIRRQQLKGLLRSKSVIVLDNEVTGLLCSKLGIPNLLLSTPMVYNKENLPLKPITSTQFVAEKAITNADFTVLHHARLMWTHNESYSEEENFLATKNSDWLIHAFSKLLSRLPSLRACLLIVEYGPDVAATKELVRKLGIHENVTWLPVMSRREIMWILSRISVGVGEFMNPSRMIWGGTGWETLAAGKPLLQRNLFNDGEFATMFGYPPPPMLSVRTESDVFEQLLYAAECPEEVAKIGQAACEWFDTYNGIAMAKRWLDVVCSESSTANH